AGTATGACCGATCACCTGTAGTTCTACTTTCTCTTTAGGGATTTTACGGATAAGCGTATCCAGCTTTGCCAGAAAGCGAGGTTCGAGGGCGGCGCTGTTGTGTTTGAAGAGTACGTCCGGGATCACGAGCGTATCCGCTTTAGGCGGCGAAGGCGGCACCAAAGTGATCATCTGCGGAGGTGTACAAACAATGATCTCTATCCGGTCGTTGCCTTCCCGGCCTTTTCCGGTAAGCGTATCATAACGTGGCGACTGGCGGCCCATACCATGGGTTTCAAAATCATCATAGGTAAAACCGGCGCGGTATACCAGGTATTTAACCACCGTTTGGGCGCGGTCGTGCGACAGTAGTTCATTATAGTGGTCCGTACCAGGGCGGTTGATGTAGCCAATCACTTTTATTTTACCGGGCTGACCACTTTGGTAATACCTAAGGGCACTATCCAGTACAAAAGCGTATTTATCATTGATTTCCGCGCCTTTTTCGGTAAATAGTCCACTACCAAGAATGATCGTGTCGCAATGAGAACTGGTTTGCTGTAGCTGCATCAGTTCCAGCAGCTTCCGGTTAATCGTTGCATCCGGCGCCTTGGGGCCACCTGCCTCCAGCAGCCGGAAAAACTCCTCGCGTTTATGGCGCAACATGGTATCCACTACCGGTGCAGTCGCCATTTTGATAAGATCCATGCCCTGGCTGCGCAGGTACGCGTCGGGCAGGGTGTGGCGGTGTCGTTCGCCGTAAACGTTCTTTGCACGCCGGTTGTCGAGCTTTTCAGTGTCTTCCAACGGCGTTACGGCAATACTATCTACCCAAAAGTAAAGCGGCTCCTCATCATCCTTTAACCGCCGCTCCGGCGAAAAGTCGCCCAGCACGAGGTTGGTATAATTACTATCGGGTACGTACACCGTTTCATACACATGCCAGGACTTAATGTGTTTCACCTCGTGTTTTTCCCGGAGGCGGATGGAAGGTTGTACGTCGATAAAGCGTGCGAACATGGAATAGATGTCCTGCGTGCGAAAGAGCAGGTCGATACCATCAGCATAGTCGTGCCGGGAGCCGGCATATACGACAACCTTATATTTTTTGCCAGCCTTTAAAGGCGCCAGCAGCCGTGTTTGCAGGTACTCCCGCCGCTGCCGGAAGCCCTGGTTGCTTTCCAGCTGGATGTAACTGTCACCATTATTCACCCCTTGCGGATTAAACACCGCAGTAACACGCCTTATGTGAGGTGCTACCCGCCACCAGGCCGCTGCCTCGCAGGGCGAAGTATATTCCGTACAAATATTGATATCGGTAAAACTGGGATTGGGAACGAGGTTTTGCGCCGCTAAAGCGCCGGGGAGAAAGATCAGGCTGCACCAAACAAGTAATAGTTTGCACGCAGGCATAACGGGAAATTTAGGTTTTCGGATGACAACCATATAACTGCCGGCATGGTATTTTATTGTTTTGCTGTGCCGCTAACCGCAAAATACTCAATTGTTTGTGCTACCGAACAAAGTGAGACCATCTAGTGTGCAGTTTTCGAACAAGTAGTGCATGGCTGCCCACCTTACTGCAAAGAAAACTGAAGCCGAGGTTCGCTTCCCTTATCATTTTCACACATTTTGACCTGCATTAACGCAACTGATATCGGAGGACTCTCCACCTAAAAACTCGCATCCTGCCAGAAAAATTATCCTGTACTTGGCGCAAACGCCCGCCAATACTCGCCCATGCGTATAAATACGCAAGGGGAAATACCGTATTTCCCCTCGTGCATAAGTAAAAAATCCATTATATTTTTGACTCACCATTGAACCCCGAAAACATTCAGCTAAGCCTGGTGGTTTTCAAAGGACGGCCTTTCATTCATAAGCCCCTACAACCAACAACCGTACTGCTACGGTTGCCGGTTACCCAGACGACGGCCAACTCGCACATCGCCTTTTAAATTGTATCCCCTTTTCTGTTAATCGCCTGCATCCGCATTCATTTTCGTTAACTGCAATGATACCGCGGCCTTCACCATCGTTGTTACTCCGGAACAAAGCAAAAACCCATGGATCTCAGGTCTGTTAACTATTTATTCAGCGTTTGTTCGTACACTAGCTATGAAATGGAAGAGCGGAACTAATAGTCCCGCTCTTTTCGCGTTGTATTCACGGCACTGAATACTAAAAAAGCGCCGGACACAACCCCGGCGCTCAAAACATCCATTTCCAAACTTACTACTTCAGCTCCTTCAGCCATGCCTGTGCAAATGCCCGGGCAGTAGCGGTTACTTCTTTACCGGCACGGAAAGCCATCTTCCAGTTGGATGATTTATTTTCGTAGGCCTTATTGACAAAATACTTTTTATCACCTTTTACGACCAGCTGTGCATTGTAATCCACTCCTTCCGTCGCGTCCAGCATCTCCTGCAGGCGTTGTTTGATGTAGCCGTTCGGGCTGGCGGGATAAGTGTTTTCCCAGGCAGCCAGGTCGTTGGCGTAGGTTTGCTTCTTATACTCGTAGCCAGACTTCTCGCCCTCGATCATCAGGTTCAGCAGTTCACTTTTATTCTTTTCGGCGTCTGAGAGGTTCTGTTTAAACATTTCGAGCGACTCGTTCAATGACTTTTTCATTTCGGCGTCGTTCACCGCTTTGAGCGTTTTCTCCAGGTTTTCTATCGCGGCCTTTGTATCCGCAATGTACTTGGCGCGAACGGCTTCAGGCGTTTGCGGCAACACCGGTTCCTTTGGTTTTTGGTTATTGCGGTATTCGAGGTACGCGTTGCGGAACTCTTCACCCTGCACATACTCCTTCGTATAGGCAAGCAGGTCGCGGGTTACGCCTTCGCGGTTGCCGGTGGCAATGTTGCGAAAGTTACGGGCGCTATAGTATTGCAGGTAGCCATTGAGAAAACTCTCTTTAATGCTGTTGGAAGCTTTTACCTTGGAGAGTCCCAGCTGGGCCCATACATCTTCATATAAAGGTGACGTCTTAAAAGAAAGCAGCACACCTACAGAGAGCGACCAGGCTGTAATTACCATCACGTTTACGATGGTAAAAAACCTTAAAATCAGTTTCTTTTTCATTTCTTTGGGGTGTTAACGGGGGTTGTTACGAATGATTACAATGCAAAGTTGCGGGCCTTTCCCTTCTGCGAAAAGCGGATCTTACATGAACTGTAGAAATATATCGTTGAACTGTATACGCTGAACGGAGTGCATTTTCAATGATATAAGGCAACAATTCATGCGACCGAAATCGCAATTCATTCGCCTTTATCCCCAATAGAACTGGGCGCAGCAGCCCAGGGCTGATAAAATGTCTATTTTTCCGGATCAATCTGTTCATGCAGCACATGATAACCTTACCTCAATATACCCGGCGCGACCTGCTGATTTTCTGCGGGATGATGCCTGTTATGATCACGGTGCTGAACTCCGTCATGTTCGATGTGCGCTTCTTCACCGACTGGCGCATCTTCGTTTGGTCCAGCCTGATTATGTCGGTATTGATCAGCATTTTATGGATCGGCCTTACCTGGATTGCCGTTACGCTACGCGATCGTTTTCCGCGGCACGACCAGCTTATGAAACGCCTGAGTATCGCCATCTTCCTGTTCATTATATGCACCGCGCTGGTAATTACGCTCATGTTCTGGGGCTACGACCGTTTCGGCCTGTTCGGTTACCGCATGAACGAGGCGCGGTACGAATGGACGATACTCGCCGGCATGGTTTTTAATATCACCATTACGTTTATACATGAAGGGGCAGATGGGTTCGACAAATGGAAAACGACGCTTACCGAAACGTCGCAGCTGAAGAAGGAATACATGCAAAGCCGCCTGTTAGGCTTAAAAAGCCAGGTAAACCCACACTTCCTGTTCAACTGTTTCAACACCTTGTCGAGCCTCATACATGAAAACCGCGAACAGGCGGAGTCGTTCCTGAACGAGTTAAGTAAAGTATACCGGTATTTGCTGCGTGGTACGGACGAACAATTCGTGTCGCTCGGCACAGAATTACAGTTCATCCGCTCCTACTTCCGGTTACTGAAAGCCCGTTATGGCGAATCGATACAAATGAATATTGACGTGCCGGAACATGTAATCGACCAGATGCTGCCACCGCTCACCCTGCAAATGCTGTTGGAAAATACGTACCAGCAAAACATCATGAGTAAAGAGCGGCCACTTACGATCAACATTACCAGTCAACCTAATGGCTGGCTCGAAATAACAAATAACCTGGCGCCTAAGCTGGGCGGCTCCCCGGAGGAAACAGATGCGGGTATAGACAATGTGCTGAATAAATACAGGCTGCTTTGTCACCGCGAGATCGTTATCACCAGTACAGAAACGGAACGTGTAATACTGCTCCCATTGATTAACGAAGATACTTTGAAGCGATGAAGGCATGGATGAAGCCCATACGCTCCGAATGGATCACGGTGTTTGCACTCATACCTGTTATTAGTGTAATGCTCAACCATTTGTTATTTGGCGACCGCCTCTGGCGGGATGCAGAGCTATGGCTGTATTCCGTTCCCTCGCTGCTGGTGGCCGGCTTGGCTTCGTGGTATGTATGTGTGGCCATTATGCACTGGCTACGCATCCGCTACCCGGAGATGGCGCAAACGGCAAAACGGCTGTTGTTGCTGGCCTTGTCGTATATCCTACTCACTTCACTTACGTTCATCGGCATCTTCTATATCTACCACCGTTTTCACTTGTTCGGCTATACATTCCATACCAGTCATATTCGCGTTCCGGTATTTATTTCGGTATCGATGACGCTCATCGCCACGGCCTTCTGGGAGGCGGAGTACGTACTGGCCAGGTGGAAGGAGAGCCTGGCGGAGAAGGAGCTGTTGCAGCAACAATCCATCTTCCAGGAATTTGAATCGTTGAAGAACCAGGTAAACCCTCACTTCCTGTTTAATTGCTTCAACACACTTTCATCGCTGATTAGTGAAGACGCGCGACAGGCCGATGCTTTCCTCAATGAGCTGAGTAAAGTGTACCGTTACCTGCTGCGGAGTAACGAAGACGGCTTATCCACCCTGGAAAATGAATTGAAATTTATTCGCTCTTATTTTGAACTGTTACGCCACCGTTACGGCGATGCGGTGCAATTGCAAATTGAGGTGGACAAAAAATATATGACATACCTGTTGCCCTCTCTCAGCCTTCAATTACTGGTGGAGAACGCGGTGAAACACAACATTGTATCGCGGCAGCAACCGTTGGTGGTGGATATATTTACGACAGCGGGCAACAAGCTGGCGGTGAATAACAACCTGCAGTTGAAGCTGATCAAAGCGCCTTCTAATAAGATAGGCATCCGGAACATTCAAGAAAAATACCAATTACTGAAGCAGGACGGCTTCCAGGTGCTAGAGGATGCACGCAACTTTACAGTGGTGTTACCGCTGATATGGTCGCACTCCGACAACCGGCCTACCTGTTTCGATAAACACCTGATACCGTAAACCCCTAAAACATTTTTATATGAAGATTCTGATCGTGGAAGATGAGGAACTGGCTGTTAAAAAGATCCGTAAAACATTGGCCAGTGTGGATACCGCCGCCGAGGTGGCGGGCGTTACCGACAGCATACGTGCTACCGTGGATTGGCTGGAAACGAATCCCGCCCCGGACCTTATCCTGATGGATATAGAACTAAGCGACGGACAGAGCTTCGAGATATTCAACCGTGTGAAAGTGACTAGCGCGGTGGTATTCACCACTTCGTACGACGAATATGCGTTAAAGGCATTTAAGGTAAACAGCATCGATTACTTGCTGAAACCCGTACAGAAGGAAGACCTGGAAGCCGCGCTGCACAAATATCGCCAGCTGAAAGACCACTACACCGCCAGCGTACCGGCTGCCCCCCAGGTAAATATGGACAGCCTTGCCCGCGAGTTGTTCATGAAACTGCAACAGAAAGAATACCGCAAACGCTTCCTCGTAAAGAATGCGCAAAAGCTGGTGTCGATCGAAACTGAAGATATTGCTTACTTCTTCAGCGACGGCCGCCTGAACTTCTTCAAAACCTTCGATAATAAAAAGTTTGTTGTTGACTATACCATGGACGAGCTTGAGGAAATGCTGAACCCCGAGCGTTACTTCCGCATCAGCCGTTCGTTCTTTATTTCGGTAAACAGCGTAGCCCAGATTCATGAATACTTCGGCAACCGCCTCATGCTGCAATTGAAGCCGGAGGTTGATAAAGAAGCCATTGTGAGCCGCGAAAAGGTGGCCGACTTTAAGAAGTGGATGGGCAAATAACTAACGGACGGGCACCTGCAGTATCACGGCAATGCCGCGTTTATCGGTCTGTATGTCGAGCAGGGCAGGCAGTTGCGCGGCACGTTGCTGCATCGCTTCAAAGTAGCGGGCATCGGCGGCGGCTTCTACTACCGTAAAAGGACCGGGGGCGTGGATCTTTAGCAGGAAGCGTGACTTTACCAGGTCCATATTAACGAGCACCGTAGTACCTTCTGCATATTGCACAATGTAACTCAAAGCATCTTTATACAAAAAGTAAATATCCTGGCGGATCTTCATATCCAGTGTGAGGCCAGTCACCTTATTGTCCACTTCCATTTTTACCGTTACGCCGTGGCTGCTCTGTAAACCATCACTAAACTCATTAATGCGCAGCAGCGTTTTCTGCATGCTATCGTTTTCGGGCTGTATGCTCCACAACACGTCGTCCATCGCATCGATCATTTCGCGGCTCTTTTCAC
This genomic interval from Chitinophaga horti contains the following:
- a CDS encoding OmpA family protein; the protein is MPACKLLLVWCSLIFLPGALAAQNLVPNPSFTDINICTEYTSPCEAAAWWRVAPHIRRVTAVFNPQGVNNGDSYIQLESNQGFRQRREYLQTRLLAPLKAGKKYKVVVYAGSRHDYADGIDLLFRTQDIYSMFARFIDVQPSIRLREKHEVKHIKSWHVYETVYVPDSNYTNLVLGDFSPERRLKDDEEPLYFWVDSIAVTPLEDTEKLDNRRAKNVYGERHRHTLPDAYLRSQGMDLIKMATAPVVDTMLRHKREEFFRLLEAGGPKAPDATINRKLLELMQLQQTSSHCDTIILGSGLFTEKGAEINDKYAFVLDSALRYYQSGQPGKIKVIGYINRPGTDHYNELLSHDRAQTVVKYLVYRAGFTYDDFETHGMGRQSPRYDTLTGKGREGNDRIEIIVCTPPQMITLVPPSPPKADTLVIPDVLFKHNSAALEPRFLAKLDTLIRKIPKEKVELQVIGHTDNNGTDAYNEDLSRRRASTVATFMGMKGYADKVRYIAGEGEKRPVATNTTSEGRQQNRRVEIIIHKVVD
- a CDS encoding sensor histidine kinase gives rise to the protein MITLPQYTRRDLLIFCGMMPVMITVLNSVMFDVRFFTDWRIFVWSSLIMSVLISILWIGLTWIAVTLRDRFPRHDQLMKRLSIAIFLFIICTALVITLMFWGYDRFGLFGYRMNEARYEWTILAGMVFNITITFIHEGADGFDKWKTTLTETSQLKKEYMQSRLLGLKSQVNPHFLFNCFNTLSSLIHENREQAESFLNELSKVYRYLLRGTDEQFVSLGTELQFIRSYFRLLKARYGESIQMNIDVPEHVIDQMLPPLTLQMLLENTYQQNIMSKERPLTINITSQPNGWLEITNNLAPKLGGSPEETDAGIDNVLNKYRLLCHREIVITSTETERVILLPLINEDTLKR
- a CDS encoding sensor histidine kinase — its product is MKAWMKPIRSEWITVFALIPVISVMLNHLLFGDRLWRDAELWLYSVPSLLVAGLASWYVCVAIMHWLRIRYPEMAQTAKRLLLLALSYILLTSLTFIGIFYIYHRFHLFGYTFHTSHIRVPVFISVSMTLIATAFWEAEYVLARWKESLAEKELLQQQSIFQEFESLKNQVNPHFLFNCFNTLSSLISEDARQADAFLNELSKVYRYLLRSNEDGLSTLENELKFIRSYFELLRHRYGDAVQLQIEVDKKYMTYLLPSLSLQLLVENAVKHNIVSRQQPLVVDIFTTAGNKLAVNNNLQLKLIKAPSNKIGIRNIQEKYQLLKQDGFQVLEDARNFTVVLPLIWSHSDNRPTCFDKHLIP
- a CDS encoding LytR/AlgR family response regulator transcription factor; the protein is MKILIVEDEELAVKKIRKTLASVDTAAEVAGVTDSIRATVDWLETNPAPDLILMDIELSDGQSFEIFNRVKVTSAVVFTTSYDEYALKAFKVNSIDYLLKPVQKEDLEAALHKYRQLKDHYTASVPAAPQVNMDSLARELFMKLQQKEYRKRFLVKNAQKLVSIETEDIAYFFSDGRLNFFKTFDNKKFVVDYTMDELEEMLNPERYFRISRSFFISVNSVAQIHEYFGNRLMLQLKPEVDKEAIVSREKVADFKKWMGK